The Heliomicrobium gestii genome segment TGCTCGATTTGATGCTATGGGAGGCCAGACGAACCTCTCCGGGCAGGTCGCTCGCCAGCGCTTCGGCGAGGGCCTTGACTTTTCGCGGAGTTTCCTGAAGATAAATCTCGACGAGGCGAGAAAAAAGCTCTCTGCTTTCTAAAGGATCCAAATCCTCCAACAGTGAAGCCAATGACTCTTTATCGATAACGGCGTCACAAAAAGATGTGTCCGTCAACATGCGCTCTCCTCCCCCGCCGCTGTACCTTCCCCCTGCATTGTGAAAATCGGACAGCTTGATCCGTTCATATCTCAGAACCGTCTTACAGAGTACGTACAGACTAAGCTCGTAAAATTCCCTTATACCACCAATGTTTTATCCTGTTTCTGACGTTATAAAATTCTTTCCAAACGTACAGAATCCTGCCACTATCGTCTGCTTTGTTGAGAAATATGTAACAAAAAAGCGGCCATCGCTTTCTTGCTTCTGACCGCTTTCGCTGTGATATGTCTTTGTGGTTTCTGTTGCCCCGATCGCTCACCCAGCCTCGGCGGCCAACTTCTCCATCTCGTCGAGCAGTTCCCGGAAGACGGCCAAAGCCTTTTCGATCGGCTCGGCGGTCCCCATGTCCACGCCGGCCCGCTTTAACAGTTCCAAGGGGTAGTCGGAACCGCCGCTCTTAAGGAAGGTCAGATAGCGTTCGACAGCTGGCTGCCCCTCGGCGAGGATTTGAGCGGAGAGCGCCGTGGCGGCGGAAAAGCCGGTGGCGTACTTGTAGACGTAGAAGTTATTGTAGAAATGAGGAATGCGCGCCCATTCGATGTCAATGTCGTCATCGACGATGATGTCCGGCCCGTAGTAATCGACGTTGAGCCGGTGGTAGATCTGCTTCAGTTCCTGAAGGGTGAGCGCTTCGGCTGCCTCAATTTTGGCGTGAACGAGTTTTTCAAACTCAGCGAACATGGTCTGCCGGTACACAGTGCCCCGGAACTGCTCGAGGTAGTGGTTGAGCAGGAAGAGACGCCGTCCCCGATCATGTTCTTTTTCCAGCAGGTGGCGGATCAGCAGCGTCTCGTTGACGGTGGAGGCCACTTCGGCGACGAATATCGTGTAGGCCGAGTAGACGTAGGGCTGTTCCTTGTGGGAATAGTAGGAGTGCATGGCATGGCCCATCTCATGGGCCAAGGTGAAGACGTCATCGAGACGGTCCTGGTAGTTGAGCAACACATAGGGGTGGGTGCCGTAGGGTCCCCAGGAGTAGGCTCCGCTCGTCTTGCCCTTGTTTTCATAGACATCGATCCAGCCGGTCTTGAAGGACTCATCGAGGACACGGCCATACTCGGCGCCTAAAGGCTCCAGACCCCGCTTGACCATCTCCAGCGCTTCATTGTAAGAGACCTTCCAGTCCACCTCTGCCACCATGGGCACATAGAGGTCATACATGTGCAGTTGGTCGACGCCGAGGAGCTTCTTGCGCAGGCGCACATAGCGGTGCATGGCGTCATTGTGGGCGCGCACGGTCCCGATCAGCTTGTCGTAGACCTCTTTCGGCACATTGTCGCCAAAGAGCGCCGCTTCCAGGGCCGAGGGATAGTGGCGAACACGGGAGAAGAAGACATCCCGCTTGATGGCCGAACTGAAAGTGGTCGCCAGGGTGTTCTCCAGTTTTTTATAGGTTCCATAGAGACCGTGGAAGGTCTCTTTGCGGACACGCCGGTCTTTGCTCTCCATCAATTGGCCGTAGCGACCATGGGTGATCTCCACGGGCTTGCCTTCTTCGTCACGGACGGTGGGGAACGTCAGGTCGGCGTTGTTGAGCATGGTGAAGATCTGCCCCGGCGATTGGCCCAGTTCGCTCGCCTGGGCGAGGATCGCCTCCTCATCGGCCGTCAGGACATGGGGCTTCTGCCGCTTCAAGTCTTCGAGGAGGAAGCGGTACAGGTCTAGGCCCCGCTCTTCCTGCTGAAAGCGCCGGAGCGTCTCATCGGGAATGGCCAGGATCTCCGGCGTGAGGAAGGCGGTCGCGCCGGCGGCGCGCGCGTTGAGGGCGACGGCCCGGTCGGTCAAGGCCTGGTAGGTGGGACTGGCGTTATCTTCATCGCGGCGCATACGGGCATAGGTGAAGATCTTCTCCAATATTTTCCCGAGTTCATCCTGAAGCTGCAAGGACGTCAGGAGATGGGCGCTCTTCTCCTGGAGCTTGCCTTTCAAGGCGGTGATCTTTTCCAGCAATGCCGGCACAGCCTGAACATCCTTTTCCCAGGCGTCGTCGCCGGGGTAGATGTCTTCCAACTTCCACTTAAATTCAGAAGCGATGTCCGGGCGCTTGGGCAGCGCCTTTTCTTTTTCCATGGATCGTCTCTCCTCTACTTGGAAGGTCCAGTATATTATAGCGTTTCAATCTGTCCCCTATCCGCCTACCCGACCTAGGTCTTGAATTTTCGAACGGTATGGCTCAACTGGGTGGCCATGGCGCTGATCTGTTCGCTGGCGGCCGTTAGATTTTCCATCGTCGCCGCCGCCTCCTCGCTGGAGGCGGCCATCTGGGTGGCGATCTCCGCTGTCCGTTCGATCACATTGGCCACATGGTTGATCAACTGCAGGATTTTATCGGAACTGGTGACTTCCTCGTTGGTGATTTCGACGATGCGGTCGACTTCCTTGCCTGACAATTCGACGGCCTGCAGGATCTGTTCCAGCACTTCACCCGAATGTCCCACAGAGGATACACCCCGCTGCACGTCGTCCCGACTTCGCCGGGTCGCCTCAACAGCTTCCGCCGTGCGGGTCTGAACTTTTTCCAGGATCGCCGACACCTCAGCCGCCCCCTGAGTCGACTGTTCGGCCAGCTTGCGCACCTCTTCGGCGACGACGGCGAATCCCCTGCCGTGTTCGCCCGCCCGGGCCGCTTCGATGGCCGCGTTCAAGGCCAAGAGATTGGTCTGCGTGGCGATGGCGGTGATCGTTTCGGTGATGGAGCCGATCTGCTGGGTGTATTCGTTCAAATTGGCGATAATCGTCTCGATCTCCTGGGCGCGCTGTTGAATGTTGGTCATGCCGGTCATGGTTTCATGGACGGTGGTCTTTCCCTTTTGGGCCTGGGTCAAGGTCAGTTGGGACTTATCCTTCACTACGAGGGCCGCCTCGCGGGCGATCTGAATGAGTGAAGCCAGTTCAATCAGGACCTGGGAGACTTCGACGATGGACTGGTTGCCCAGTTCGGCGTCCTCCGCCATCTGTTCCATGTTTTTGCTCATATCGCCAATGGCGGCGTTGATTTCGGCGTTCGAGGCGGCCAGTTCCTGCGATGACGCAGCCAATTCATCGGAGGAGTTGCGCACCGCCCCCACCACCTTGGACTGGGTCTCCACCATGATATTGAAGGCTTTGGCCAGGCCGGCCATCTCATCCTTCGCCTGAATTTGCGCCCGAGCCGTCAGATTGCCGGCGGCGCCGTGGGCCATGGCGGCGCGTATCACTTTGATGGTGGCCACGATCTGCCGGGAGCCCATCGTGGCCGCCGCGCCGGCCAGGATGACCAGAACGGCGGTGGCGCCGGCGATGAGCAACAGCATGTGGTTGAACCGACCGGCGAATTCATTCTGATCCATCGTGCTAAAGAGAAGCATCGGCAAGCCGGAGACAGATGTATAGGCGGTGATCCGCGTCGTTCCGCCGTCGCGGTGCGTCACCATCCCGCTGCCCTCGGCAGCCTTGGCGGGAATTCGCTCCAGGCCGGTCGACTCCTTCGTGATGTCGAGCTGAAGGACTTGGGACGAATCCGGGTGGGCCAGAACCAAGCCCTGGGGATTGGTGATGTAGTTGTATCCGGTTTGACCCAACCGGGTCTCGATGATCGGCAGGGAGATCCGGTTAAACTCTACGGCCATGGCCAGGATGCCTGTCGGTTGCCCCTCATGCTCTCGATTCCAGATGGGCATCGACACGACCACGACAGGCCGCTTTGAGATGGGCGATTGGATAACCTGGGACACAACGGATTTGCCGCCCAAGGCAGGTTGGAAAAAATCAAAGTTGCGCACGTCAGTGCCGACGCTCGACCCGCCTAAGGCGTCGGCGTAAATCGCGCCGTTTCGCCCGACGATAAAGATATTTTCGTACAGCCCCTTATCGGCGGCATAGACATCCTGCAAAAAGCGGGAAACGTCCGCTGCCGATTGAGTCGAGCCCTGATTCGCGGCATTGGCGGCTTCCACGATCATCCCTTCGCGGCTGATGATCATGCCTTTGTTTTGGCTTTCTCTGAATATCGTCTCCAGCATCCGGACCTGGTTTTGCAGATTCTCACTCAGTCGCTGCTCCTGGCTGGCGATCATCTCGGCGCGCACCTGCCAATAGACGATCGATAAGGATACGATCACGGGAATGATGGTGATCAATAGAGAAAAGACGACCATTTTCTTTAATAGACTCTTCTGCACGCCAGTGCCCTCCCTCATCGCTTATTCGAGGACAACCCATCTGATGTCGTAGTGTGGAATTTTAAAATGAGCACGTTGAAAGACGATAACGCTAAAACATGTGACGCTACGTGAGTAAGCGATACCAAAGAGTGTTCGACAACGATTACGCAATCCCTGCCAAATCGATACAAGACTGCCGGCATAACCACACATTGGGATTTAAAAAATAAAATCCCCGTTGCTGCCAACGGGGAACGCAGTGGAACCGGTTCACGTGCCGAGATAGGCTGACAAGGGCGGCACGACCTGCTTCTTGCGGGAGATGACACCGGGAAGGTAGGCGGAGTTGTCTTCAACAATGACGCCAAAGGCTTTTTCGACGGGCTCTTTTTTCTCGCCCGCCACCAGCAGCCGCGTACCTTCCTTAATGATGTCGGTCAGCATGAGCAGGGCCAGATCGAGTCCCTTTTTCTTGCGGATCGATTCCATCTCCTCCAGCAGGGTCGACTGCATGCGGCTGACACCGTCGTAATCCATCGTCTCGACTTGGCCGATGCCCAGCTTCAGGGGACCCAGGTGAAACTCCTTGAAGTCCTGGAAGATGATCTCCTCGGGCGTGC includes the following:
- the pepF gene encoding oligoendopeptidase F, yielding MEKEKALPKRPDIASEFKWKLEDIYPGDDAWEKDVQAVPALLEKITALKGKLQEKSAHLLTSLQLQDELGKILEKIFTYARMRRDEDNASPTYQALTDRAVALNARAAGATAFLTPEILAIPDETLRRFQQEERGLDLYRFLLEDLKRQKPHVLTADEEAILAQASELGQSPGQIFTMLNNADLTFPTVRDEEGKPVEITHGRYGQLMESKDRRVRKETFHGLYGTYKKLENTLATTFSSAIKRDVFFSRVRHYPSALEAALFGDNVPKEVYDKLIGTVRAHNDAMHRYVRLRKKLLGVDQLHMYDLYVPMVAEVDWKVSYNEALEMVKRGLEPLGAEYGRVLDESFKTGWIDVYENKGKTSGAYSWGPYGTHPYVLLNYQDRLDDVFTLAHEMGHAMHSYYSHKEQPYVYSAYTIFVAEVASTVNETLLIRHLLEKEHDRGRRLFLLNHYLEQFRGTVYRQTMFAEFEKLVHAKIEAAEALTLQELKQIYHRLNVDYYGPDIIVDDDIDIEWARIPHFYNNFYVYKYATGFSAATALSAQILAEGQPAVERYLTFLKSGGSDYPLELLKRAGVDMGTAEPIEKALAVFRELLDEMEKLAAEAG
- a CDS encoding methyl-accepting chemotaxis protein; amino-acid sequence: MQKSLLKKMVVFSLLITIIPVIVSLSIVYWQVRAEMIASQEQRLSENLQNQVRMLETIFRESQNKGMIISREGMIVEAANAANQGSTQSAADVSRFLQDVYAADKGLYENIFIVGRNGAIYADALGGSSVGTDVRNFDFFQPALGGKSVVSQVIQSPISKRPVVVVSMPIWNREHEGQPTGILAMAVEFNRISLPIIETRLGQTGYNYITNPQGLVLAHPDSSQVLQLDITKESTGLERIPAKAAEGSGMVTHRDGGTTRITAYTSVSGLPMLLFSTMDQNEFAGRFNHMLLLIAGATAVLVILAGAAATMGSRQIVATIKVIRAAMAHGAAGNLTARAQIQAKDEMAGLAKAFNIMVETQSKVVGAVRNSSDELAASSQELAASNAEINAAIGDMSKNMEQMAEDAELGNQSIVEVSQVLIELASLIQIAREAALVVKDKSQLTLTQAQKGKTTVHETMTGMTNIQQRAQEIETIIANLNEYTQQIGSITETITAIATQTNLLALNAAIEAARAGEHGRGFAVVAEEVRKLAEQSTQGAAEVSAILEKVQTRTAEAVEATRRSRDDVQRGVSSVGHSGEVLEQILQAVELSGKEVDRIVEITNEEVTSSDKILQLINHVANVIERTAEIATQMAASSEEAAATMENLTAASEQISAMATQLSHTVRKFKT
- a CDS encoding Hpt domain-containing protein, with translation MLTDTSFCDAVIDKESLASLLEDLDPLESRELFSRLVEIYLQETPRKVKALAEALASDLPGEVRLASHSIKSSSAMLGAHKAADVSYQIEQFARMGELAGVSALLAALEQECEQVYACLQSIRDSGFPSEEP